A stretch of the Paenibacillus dendritiformis genome encodes the following:
- a CDS encoding energy-coupling factor ABC transporter substrate-binding protein: MKKININLILLLLVVILIASPFLLNRDAAYEGSDGEAEAAISEINPDYEPWFTPVYEPKSGEIESLLFTLQGCIGTGIIAYVIGVQRGRRKREHADH; the protein is encoded by the coding sequence ATGAAAAAAATCAATATCAATCTCATTTTATTGCTGCTGGTCGTGATTTTGATCGCAAGTCCTTTTTTGCTGAACCGCGATGCCGCGTATGAAGGATCGGACGGGGAGGCGGAAGCGGCGATCTCGGAGATCAACCCGGACTATGAACCATGGTTCACTCCCGTCTATGAGCCGAAGAGCGGCGAGATCGAAAGCTTGCTGTTCACGCTGCAGGGCTGCATCGGCACCGGGATTATCGCCTACGTGATCGGAGTGCAGCGCGGCAGACGGAAGCGGGAACATGCTGACCATTGA
- a CDS encoding ATP-binding cassette domain-containing protein → MLSTKHLCFEYEDGKRALEDVSIDLAKGNIIGLVGANGSGKSTLFKLLLGLLKPSSGEVMFHGRPLRYGKKELLSLRTEVGIVFQDPDQQIFYSNVADDVAFALRNLGRGEEEIAARVNQALATVGAAEFRDKPVQYLSYGQKKRVAIAGALALDTRWLLLDEPTAGLDPEGRQMMMELIRDLAGAGKNILISSHDIDLIYEICTYVYILKQGRVLAEGAETEVFADAALVREAGLAQPWLVKLHARMGLPLCKTEDELFRNFGRAEKS, encoded by the coding sequence ATGTTATCCACGAAACATCTCTGCTTTGAATATGAAGATGGCAAGCGGGCGCTGGAGGATGTCTCGATTGATCTGGCAAAAGGCAATATTATCGGTCTTGTCGGCGCCAATGGCTCGGGGAAATCGACGCTGTTCAAGCTGCTGCTCGGCCTGCTCAAGCCGTCAAGCGGGGAAGTGATGTTCCATGGGCGGCCGCTCCGCTACGGCAAGAAGGAGCTGCTGTCCTTGCGCACCGAGGTCGGGATTGTTTTTCAGGACCCGGATCAGCAAATTTTTTATTCGAATGTGGCGGATGATGTCGCCTTTGCTCTTCGGAATCTGGGGAGGGGAGAAGAGGAGATCGCGGCACGGGTCAATCAAGCGTTGGCGACGGTCGGGGCGGCGGAATTCCGCGATAAGCCTGTGCAGTATTTGAGCTACGGGCAGAAGAAGCGGGTCGCCATTGCGGGGGCGCTCGCGCTCGATACGCGATGGCTGCTGCTTGACGAGCCGACGGCCGGGCTCGATCCGGAGGGCAGACAGATGATGATGGAGCTGATTCGGGATTTGGCCGGAGCCGGGAAAAATATATTGATTTCCAGCCATGATATTGATTTGATCTATGAAATCTGCACTTACGTGTATATCTTGAAGCAAGGGCGCGTCCTGGCGGAAGGCGCGGAGACCGAGGTGTTCGCCGATGCCGCCCTGGTGCGGGAGGCCGGACTGGCTCAGCCATGGCTCGTCAAGCTGCACGCCCGGATGGGACTGCCGTTATGCAAGACGGAAGACGAGCTGTTCCGGAACTTCGGCAGAGCCGAGAAATCGTGA
- a CDS encoding energy-coupling factor ABC transporter permease: MHIMEGFLPPMWSILWSIAFIPFLIAGLFRIRKLVAADPHNKLLLALCGAFIFVLSALKIPSVTGSCSHPTGVGLATALFGPLVVSVFGAIVLLFQALLLAHGGITTLGANAVSMAVVGPIAGYLVYRLARKMGCRQGLAIFLCAFIADLATYLVTSVQLGIVFPDPASGMMASIFKFMAIFCTTQVPIAVAEGLLTTMMYNLIHKNLPEKAAQWQ, from the coding sequence ATGCACATTATGGAGGGCTTCCTTCCGCCAATGTGGTCCATCCTGTGGAGCATCGCGTTTATTCCGTTCCTGATTGCCGGATTGTTCCGTATTCGCAAGCTGGTGGCCGCCGATCCGCACAATAAATTGCTGCTTGCCTTATGCGGCGCCTTTATTTTTGTCTTATCCGCGCTGAAAATCCCGTCCGTGACGGGCTCTTGCTCGCATCCCACCGGCGTCGGCCTGGCCACCGCGCTGTTCGGGCCGCTGGTCGTCAGCGTATTCGGCGCGATTGTGCTGCTGTTCCAGGCGCTGCTGCTGGCCCATGGAGGCATCACCACTCTGGGAGCCAATGCGGTGTCGATGGCGGTCGTCGGACCGATCGCCGGGTATCTCGTCTATCGATTGGCCCGGAAAATGGGCTGCCGGCAAGGCTTGGCCATCTTTCTGTGCGCCTTTATCGCCGATCTGGCCACTTATTTGGTGACTTCGGTGCAGCTTGGGATTGTTTTTCCGGATCCGGCCTCCGGCATGATGGCCTCGATCTTCAAGTTTATGGCCATCTTCTGCACGACTCAAGTGCCGATCGCGGTTGCGGAAGGGTTGCTCACGACGATGATGTACAATCTGATCCACAAAAATCTCCCGGAAAAGGCGGCGCAATGGCAATGA
- a CDS encoding class I SAM-dependent methyltransferase, whose product MENPWHERFRSDDYYYGKEANVFIQQQAFRLEACKKIIAFAEGEGRNAVFLATRGHEVTALDYADSGLLKTKKLAEKHAVHVHAEKADLLTDPVPHEEYDGAIMVFGHFHQEAQQTVLAKLKNTVKPGGMILLEVYSKEQLHYGTGGPREPGMLYDPQDLLAWCAGHKILHFFYGEQERVEGKGHTGLAHVIQLVVRK is encoded by the coding sequence ATGGAAAACCCATGGCATGAGCGTTTTCGTTCGGACGACTATTATTATGGAAAAGAAGCGAATGTATTTATTCAGCAACAGGCCTTTCGGCTAGAGGCATGCAAGAAGATCATCGCATTTGCCGAAGGAGAAGGCAGGAATGCGGTGTTTTTGGCAACGAGAGGGCATGAGGTGACCGCCCTTGATTATGCGGATAGCGGTCTGCTCAAAACGAAAAAGCTGGCTGAGAAGCATGCGGTCCACGTGCATGCCGAAAAAGCGGATCTGTTGACCGACCCCGTTCCGCACGAGGAATACGATGGAGCCATCATGGTATTTGGACATTTTCATCAAGAGGCCCAACAAACGGTGCTTGCGAAGCTGAAAAATACGGTAAAACCCGGCGGGATGATCCTGCTGGAAGTATACTCCAAAGAGCAATTGCATTATGGCACAGGCGGCCCCCGGGAGCCGGGCATGCTGTACGATCCGCAAGATTTGCTTGCATGGTGCGCAGGTCATAAAATACTCCATTTCTTCTATGGAGAGCAAGAGCGAGTGGAAGGAAAGGGACATACCGGTCTAGCCCATGTCATTCAGCTTGTAGTAAGAAAATAA
- a CDS encoding MFS transporter, whose protein sequence is MQQHQKIRTGQFMVWLSVLTFFSVMNETMFNVSLPDIAADFGIRPSAANWVNTCFSLSFAIGIVLYGKLSEHAGMKKLLLFGMLAYGFGSIIGLLGHAWYPLVLIARLCQGAGASAVPSLIMVIIAKTVEPSQQGKAFGLIGSVVACGEGLGPVIGGAISGSIHWFMLFALPLLSLLALPLVLRTMPDETTDRKALDLAGAALLSVGIIAFALFTTLYQWGYLAASIAVFALLALHLRRTPSPFLEPFLFRKQTYLARVLTGALLLGTVAGFIAMVPYLMRAVHHMPAGLIGSAILFPGTVSVMVFGMIGGALADRKGHIIAMVCGLSMLLAGFLIVMLYPDQAPWLIAASMILLFGGLSFVKTVISASVALTLTADEAGSGMGMLNFACFLAEGIGIAAIGGLLTRPWLNVSLWTGSSGTASLYSNITLLCMTVVAAGGILFLFVAAPGRGRGTFGQTKEQ, encoded by the coding sequence GTGCAACAACATCAAAAAATCCGCACTGGGCAATTTATGGTGTGGCTCAGCGTATTGACTTTTTTCAGCGTGATGAACGAAACGATGTTTAACGTTTCCTTGCCGGATATTGCCGCCGATTTCGGCATTAGGCCGTCGGCAGCCAATTGGGTCAATACTTGCTTTTCTCTTTCCTTCGCTATCGGGATTGTGCTGTACGGCAAACTTTCGGAGCATGCCGGCATGAAAAAACTATTGTTATTCGGGATGCTGGCCTACGGCTTCGGATCGATCATCGGCCTGCTCGGCCATGCCTGGTACCCGCTCGTGCTCATTGCGCGCTTGTGTCAGGGAGCCGGGGCTTCCGCCGTTCCTTCGCTCATCATGGTCATCATCGCCAAGACCGTCGAGCCGAGCCAACAGGGCAAGGCGTTCGGCCTCATTGGTTCTGTCGTGGCCTGCGGCGAAGGGCTTGGTCCGGTCATCGGCGGCGCGATTTCCGGCTCTATTCATTGGTTTATGCTGTTCGCTCTGCCGCTGCTGTCGCTGCTCGCCCTTCCGTTGGTGCTGCGAACGATGCCTGACGAGACAACGGATCGCAAGGCATTGGATCTGGCCGGCGCGGCCCTGCTGTCCGTGGGCATTATCGCGTTCGCGCTGTTCACCACGCTGTACCAGTGGGGGTACTTGGCCGCGAGCATCGCTGTATTCGCGCTGCTCGCGCTTCACTTGCGCCGAACGCCGTCTCCCTTCCTGGAACCGTTCCTGTTCCGGAAGCAAACCTATCTCGCGCGCGTACTGACCGGAGCCCTGCTGCTCGGCACCGTCGCCGGCTTTATTGCTATGGTGCCTTATCTGATGAGAGCCGTCCATCATATGCCTGCCGGGCTGATCGGAAGCGCCATTTTATTCCCGGGCACGGTAAGCGTTATGGTATTCGGGATGATCGGAGGCGCGCTCGCCGACCGCAAGGGGCATATCATTGCCATGGTCTGCGGATTAAGCATGCTCCTTGCCGGCTTTCTCATCGTCATGCTCTATCCGGATCAGGCGCCATGGCTGATCGCCGCTTCCATGATTTTACTATTTGGCGGTCTTTCCTTTGTGAAAACCGTGATTTCGGCAAGCGTGGCCTTGACGCTGACTGCGGATGAAGCCGGCTCCGGCATGGGAATGCTCAATTTCGCCTGCTTCCTCGCGGAAGGCATCGGAATTGCCGCCATTGGCGGGCTGCTGACGAGACCGTGGCTGAATGTCAGCCTATGGACCGGCTCCAGCGGTACCGCTTCTCTCTACAGCAATATTACGCTGCTGTGCATGACGGTCGTCGCTGCCGGCGGCATCCTGTTCTTGTTCGTCGCTGCCCCCGGCCGCGGGCGAGGAACCTTCGGGCAAACGAAGGAGCAATAG
- a CDS encoding CatA-like O-acetyltransferase, with the protein MNFHPIDMENWGRKPYFAHYMHAARCTFSMSANINITPARFLADASCRL; encoded by the coding sequence ATGAATTTTCATCCTATCGACATGGAGAATTGGGGAAGAAAGCCCTACTTTGCACATTACATGCATGCAGCGAGATGCACCTTCAGTATGTCGGCGAACATCAACATTACCCCAGCCCGTTTCCTTGCAGATGCATCATGCCGTTTGTGA
- a CDS encoding leucine-rich repeat domain-containing protein: protein MIECQDCGTQVSESIGYCPRCGSRLPYKNKRHTGFRRRNLIAALLSLAMVCSVILLADYLNAPDKDNEWLHTNTPASTDAVDSKEMPGGSLKEEAWDKQLEAYLADGKKDLALQLLQEQLSAQGASAQLYGRAAERFIRHRYPAEAAAIWLEGMMETGARELAEELRQSVAPAEIIESGSLRRFLKTAYSKPAEQITWEDLYQLKSLSISEESISYLIESEDKEPDDAEASALLSMPLPRKFSDQPWATGELALFWGLRSLQWDVSANLLDERLLPALPDMKQLRLAYGFRQNPLAWASLSGVEELSLQGSGLESLEGIGQLPKLRKLELERTKVDNLEPLAALGGLESLTLRRNDLITSVEEVSQFSGLRELTLEGEELFMLQPLAKLTQLEALALHRTGTKDISFAVQLPALTSLTLDDNSKLSNLAPLARLTRLTHLELDAGPSDTLDVLAKLTNLESLKLRGMHDLSPLTHLKKLRSLELRRSSGTSDLRPLAGLAQLESLTLADNIGGIDEAAPIFKLGKLKRLRVLDSNVYGDMSGISALRELEELRIQNSEVHLKLASLTGLSKLKKLAINHSSLIYNVFIERQGFMTSYYYDDRNWDEELGQWKGLPQLETLELAGNKLTKLSFAARLGKLTHLNLEDNSITSIEPLLMLPQLRLADLRDNPVLDWSSADQMQDTVFLRTM from the coding sequence GTGATTGAATGTCAAGATTGCGGGACGCAGGTCAGTGAATCCATCGGTTATTGTCCCCGATGCGGTTCCCGGCTGCCCTACAAAAATAAACGCCATACGGGCTTCAGGAGACGGAATCTGATCGCCGCCTTGCTTAGTCTCGCCATGGTATGCTCGGTGATCCTGCTCGCCGATTACCTGAATGCGCCGGATAAAGACAACGAATGGCTCCATACGAACACTCCCGCTTCCACGGACGCCGTTGATTCGAAGGAAATGCCTGGCGGGAGCCTCAAGGAAGAAGCATGGGATAAGCAGCTTGAGGCCTATCTCGCAGACGGGAAGAAAGACCTCGCCCTTCAACTGCTGCAGGAGCAGCTTTCCGCTCAGGGAGCGAGTGCGCAGCTCTATGGCAGGGCGGCGGAACGATTCATCCGGCACCGTTATCCTGCGGAAGCCGCCGCGATCTGGCTGGAAGGGATGATGGAGACAGGCGCGCGCGAGTTGGCGGAGGAATTGCGGCAGTCCGTGGCGCCCGCGGAAATAATAGAATCAGGCTCCCTCAGGCGCTTCCTGAAGACGGCCTACAGCAAGCCTGCCGAGCAGATCACATGGGAGGATCTGTATCAGCTCAAGTCTTTGAGCATTAGCGAGGAAAGCATTTCCTACCTTATCGAATCGGAAGACAAGGAACCGGACGATGCCGAGGCTTCTGCTCTGCTGTCCATGCCTTTGCCGCGCAAATTCTCGGATCAGCCCTGGGCAACGGGAGAGCTTGCTCTATTCTGGGGACTGCGGTCGCTGCAATGGGACGTCAGCGCTAACCTCCTGGATGAGCGGCTCCTTCCGGCTCTGCCCGATATGAAGCAATTGCGCCTGGCGTACGGATTCAGACAGAATCCGTTGGCATGGGCCAGCCTCAGCGGGGTGGAGGAGCTGTCCCTGCAAGGCAGCGGGCTTGAAAGCCTGGAAGGAATCGGCCAGCTTCCGAAGCTGAGAAAGCTGGAGCTGGAGCGGACCAAGGTGGACAATCTCGAGCCGCTGGCTGCCTTAGGCGGTCTCGAATCGCTAACGCTGCGGCGGAACGATCTGATCACATCCGTAGAGGAGGTATCCCAATTCAGCGGTTTGCGAGAGCTGACGCTGGAGGGAGAAGAGCTGTTCATGCTCCAGCCGCTGGCGAAGCTGACACAGCTTGAAGCGCTTGCTCTGCACCGCACCGGAACCAAGGATATCTCCTTTGCCGTCCAGTTGCCGGCGCTTACGTCGCTTACGCTGGATGACAACAGCAAGCTGAGCAATCTGGCTCCGCTGGCCCGCTTGACGAGGCTCACTCATTTGGAGCTCGATGCCGGCCCTTCGGACACGCTGGACGTGCTGGCCAAGCTGACGAATCTGGAGTCGCTGAAGCTGAGAGGGATGCATGATCTGAGCCCGCTGACCCATCTGAAGAAGCTGCGCAGTCTCGAGCTGAGAAGATCGTCCGGAACAAGCGATCTTCGCCCGCTCGCCGGACTCGCCCAGTTGGAGAGTCTCACGCTCGCGGACAATATCGGCGGAATCGACGAGGCCGCCCCGATCTTCAAGCTGGGCAAGCTCAAGCGGCTGCGGGTGTTGGACAGCAACGTATATGGCGATATGTCCGGCATCAGTGCCCTGCGGGAGCTGGAGGAGCTGCGCATCCAGAATTCGGAGGTGCATCTCAAGCTGGCGTCCCTAACCGGGCTAAGCAAGCTGAAGAAGCTGGCCATCAACCACAGCAGCCTGATTTATAACGTTTTTATCGAACGGCAAGGGTTCATGACCAGCTATTATTATGACGACCGGAACTGGGACGAGGAGCTCGGCCAATGGAAAGGCCTGCCGCAGCTTGAGACGCTGGAGCTGGCCGGGAACAAGCTGACGAAGCTGTCGTTCGCGGCCAGACTGGGCAAGCTGACGCATCTGAATCTCGAAGACAACAGCATTACAAGCATCGAGCCGCTATTGATGCTGCCGCAACTGCGCCTGGCCGATCTGCGGGACAATCCCGTTCTGGACTGGTCGTCTGCCGATCAGATGCAGGATACCGTGTTTTTGCGCACCATGTAG
- a CDS encoding sirohydrochlorin cobaltochelatase — MKPKQAILVVSFGTSYPETRAKTIEACENKIRDTFPDYDVFRAFTSNKIRKKLAERDGLYIDTPAQALERLKADGYAKVIIQSLHLINGEEFEKIVSQALPYREQFEQLLISKPLLDSYEDYGQAIQAVKAQAPRLAADEALVLMGHGSEHHAFSAYACLDHMLAGEPIYLGTVEGYPPLERVIGQLKAAKVRKVHLMPFMLVAGDHAINDMASDEEDSWKSQLTQQGFEAAAYLQGLGENPLIQAQFINHIRAAMEKEMAVHG; from the coding sequence ATGAAACCGAAACAAGCGATACTGGTCGTCAGCTTCGGAACAAGCTATCCGGAGACGCGCGCCAAAACGATCGAAGCTTGCGAAAATAAGATCAGGGACACATTTCCCGACTACGATGTGTTCCGTGCTTTTACATCCAACAAAATCAGAAAAAAACTGGCGGAGCGCGATGGGCTGTATATCGATACGCCCGCGCAGGCGCTTGAAAGATTGAAAGCGGACGGTTATGCCAAGGTTATTATTCAATCCCTGCATCTTATTAACGGCGAGGAGTTCGAGAAAATCGTCTCCCAGGCTCTGCCGTACCGGGAGCAATTTGAACAATTGCTGATCAGCAAGCCTCTGCTCGACAGCTATGAAGATTACGGCCAAGCGATCCAGGCCGTCAAGGCGCAAGCGCCGCGCCTGGCCGCGGATGAAGCGCTGGTCTTGATGGGGCATGGCTCGGAGCATCACGCGTTCAGCGCCTACGCTTGTCTCGACCATATGCTGGCCGGCGAGCCCATCTACTTGGGCACCGTGGAAGGCTATCCGCCGCTGGAGCGCGTCATCGGACAGCTCAAGGCGGCGAAGGTCCGGAAGGTCCATTTGATGCCATTCATGCTGGTGGCCGGAGATCATGCGATCAACGACATGGCATCGGACGAAGAGGATTCCTGGAAATCGCAATTGACGCAGCAAGGATTCGAAGCCGCGGCTTACTTGCAGGGACTGGGCGAGAATCCGCTGATTCAGGCGCAGTTTATCAACCATATCCGAGCGGCGATGGAGAAGGAGATGGCAGTGCATGGCTAA
- a CDS encoding alpha/beta fold hydrolase gives MDLYYEVSGNGKPVVLLHSGGADLRDWTFVAPLLAKRYKVVAYDGRGAGKSPSPAVPANYVQDLLALLDHLEIGKAALAGHSMGGRIATDFALEHPDRVSELVLVGPALSGFSFSQEFLEWMQKINAAFPDIDKVVELSFDAPSYRIIKTSPHWELMLDMFRHHLRKTSEWGTFESVWPEPPAIDRLEDMTVKSMLIIGDVELPDNIRMAECLRRIPNLQLVTVPGADHMITLTHPDELSRHIIGFVEG, from the coding sequence ATGGACTTGTACTATGAGGTGAGCGGAAACGGAAAGCCTGTCGTTCTCCTTCACAGCGGCGGCGCAGATCTACGGGATTGGACGTTTGTCGCGCCCCTTTTGGCAAAGCGCTATAAGGTGGTCGCCTATGACGGACGGGGGGCCGGGAAGTCGCCATCGCCTGCAGTACCGGCTAACTATGTGCAAGATCTGCTTGCTTTGCTTGATCATCTGGAGATCGGCAAGGCTGCGCTTGCAGGCCATTCTATGGGCGGGCGAATCGCCACCGACTTCGCGCTGGAACATCCTGACAGGGTATCTGAGCTTGTGCTTGTCGGTCCCGCCTTGTCAGGCTTCAGCTTCTCCCAGGAATTCCTGGAATGGATGCAAAAGATCAATGCGGCCTTTCCCGATATAGACAAGGTTGTCGAGCTATCCTTCGATGCTCCGTCGTATCGCATCATTAAGACTAGCCCGCATTGGGAGCTGATGCTTGACATGTTTCGGCATCATCTGCGGAAGACGTCGGAATGGGGGACCTTCGAATCGGTGTGGCCCGAGCCGCCGGCTATCGACAGGCTGGAAGACATGACGGTGAAGAGCATGCTTATTATAGGAGACGTGGAGCTGCCGGACAACATACGTATGGCCGAATGCCTCCGGAGAATCCCCAACCTTCAACTTGTCACGGTTCCCGGCGCGGATCATATGATCACGTTAACCCATCCTGATGAGCTTTCTCGCCACATCATCGGTTTTGTGGAAGGGTGA
- a CDS encoding cobalt-factor II C(20)-methyltransferase produces MAKFYGIGTGPGDSGLLTMKAVHTLERLDVLYAPEAKKGGASLALKIVAPHLPERLTVKQRHFPMTYNKEEKEQAWERIAAEIKADVLAGKNAGFITLGDPMVYSTYSYLLELLRTEIETETIAGISSFSYMASRVGWPLVMDEESLAVIPVTSGEEALHQALTGFDTIVLMKAASNLPLVLRLLEQHQLLEKAVLVSDASMGTEKITFGLNQLHDEEKLSYFSTIIVKKER; encoded by the coding sequence ATGGCTAAGTTTTATGGCATCGGGACAGGTCCGGGAGACAGCGGGCTATTGACGATGAAAGCCGTTCATACGCTGGAGCGGTTGGACGTGCTCTATGCGCCGGAAGCGAAAAAAGGCGGAGCCAGCCTCGCGCTGAAGATCGTGGCTCCGCATTTGCCGGAGAGGCTGACGGTCAAGCAGCGCCATTTTCCCATGACCTACAACAAGGAGGAAAAGGAGCAGGCCTGGGAACGCATCGCGGCGGAGATCAAAGCGGATGTGCTGGCGGGCAAAAATGCCGGATTTATTACGCTGGGAGACCCGATGGTCTATAGCACGTACAGCTACTTGCTGGAGCTGCTGCGGACGGAGATCGAGACCGAGACGATAGCGGGGATTTCCTCCTTCTCTTATATGGCCTCGCGTGTCGGCTGGCCGCTGGTGATGGATGAGGAATCGCTGGCGGTCATTCCGGTCACTTCCGGGGAGGAGGCGCTACATCAGGCGCTGACCGGCTTCGACACGATTGTTCTCATGAAGGCAGCCAGCAATCTGCCGCTGGTGCTCCGGCTGCTGGAGCAGCACCAATTGCTGGAGAAGGCGGTGCTGGTCAGCGATGCATCGATGGGGACCGAAAAGATAACGTTTGGCTTGAACCAGTTGCATGATGAGGAAAAGCTTTCTTATTTTTCCACGATTATTGTGAAAAAAGAAAGGTAG
- the cbiQ gene encoding cobalt ECF transporter T component CbiQ: MLTIDKYACHNRWLGVSPYVKTFGYVLLLMLSLTGPAALQAVICLLLVPLTMYAAKMSGRQYLKWFMLPFSFLLMSIVSILVSISASPEGMFWKVQAGSLYFGMSDATLQAAAHVLFRSTACLACTLLFVLTVPVQQLVKVMRRIHIPVLLVEFMILIYRFIFIFIEEAAAIRHAQQLRFGYRGLANSYNSLAMLVNVLFQRVLRRYRDMSVALDVKLYQGDFHV; the protein is encoded by the coding sequence ATGCTGACCATTGATAAATATGCCTGTCATAACCGCTGGCTCGGCGTCTCTCCCTATGTCAAGACATTCGGGTATGTGCTGCTTCTGATGTTGTCCTTGACCGGTCCGGCGGCGCTGCAAGCCGTCATCTGTCTGCTGCTTGTTCCGTTAACCATGTATGCCGCGAAAATGAGCGGCCGCCAGTATCTCAAATGGTTTATGCTGCCGTTTTCATTTTTGCTGATGAGCATCGTCTCGATTCTCGTGTCTATCTCGGCGTCCCCGGAGGGAATGTTCTGGAAGGTGCAGGCCGGATCCTTGTATTTCGGAATGTCAGATGCTACGCTGCAGGCTGCGGCGCATGTCTTGTTCAGAAGCACGGCTTGTCTCGCCTGCACCCTCTTGTTTGTCCTGACCGTTCCGGTGCAGCAGTTGGTCAAGGTGATGCGTAGGATCCATATTCCCGTTCTTCTGGTCGAATTTATGATTTTAATTTACCGTTTTATCTTCATTTTTATCGAAGAAGCGGCGGCCATCCGCCATGCGCAGCAGCTCCGCTTCGGCTATCGCGGGCTCGCGAACAGCTACAACTCGCTGGCGATGCTGGTGAATGTCCTGTTCCAGCGCGTCCTGCGGCGCTACCGCGATATGTCGGTCGCGCTTGATGTCAAGCTGTACCAAGGCGACTTTCACGTATAA
- a CDS encoding IS3 family transposase — translation MKVRESTYYGRKKREASSTEEQASCALKGRPVPGFSSTNTGRKVSDEQIKEWMLELLEGEEHIYGYKNLALCLRRQRGLILNKKKAYRICKELGILQKQRKKTSKHPRRVPRNRTVTGVNQLWQIDIKYGYVIGRQRFFFVLSIIDVFDRVVVGQYRGSVCEAKHVVQTLCRALQERLNPGDELPTVRTDNGPQFVSKLFGDTCESLEIVHERIPPRSPNMNAYIESFHSLLERDLFSLTEFMTFEEAYEALDRYMDFYNNRRMHGSLKSMSPSEYSKWVMTLEDRSKYHRAV, via the coding sequence CTGAAAGTTCGCGAATCGACGTACTATGGCCGGAAGAAACGAGAGGCATCCAGTACCGAAGAACAGGCTTCATGCGCTCTAAAAGGGCGTCCTGTGCCTGGATTTTCCTCTACGAACACGGGCCGGAAAGTTTCAGATGAACAGATTAAAGAATGGATGCTCGAACTCCTGGAAGGAGAAGAGCACATTTATGGGTATAAGAATTTGGCGCTGTGCCTCCGCAGACAACGTGGATTGATTCTAAACAAGAAAAAGGCGTACCGCATTTGCAAAGAGTTAGGAATTCTTCAGAAACAACGGAAGAAAACAAGCAAACATCCTCGCAGAGTACCGAGAAACCGGACGGTAACCGGGGTGAACCAGCTATGGCAAATTGATATTAAATATGGGTACGTGATTGGGCGCCAGCGTTTCTTTTTCGTGCTCAGTATCATCGATGTATTTGACCGCGTCGTCGTCGGACAATACCGGGGTTCCGTGTGTGAGGCCAAGCACGTCGTACAGACACTATGCCGGGCGCTACAAGAACGCCTGAATCCCGGCGATGAGTTGCCCACCGTCCGCACCGACAACGGGCCTCAGTTTGTCAGCAAGTTGTTTGGTGATACGTGCGAGAGTCTGGAGATCGTCCATGAACGCATCCCGCCACGCAGTCCGAATATGAACGCCTACATTGAGTCATTTCATAGCTTACTCGAACGTGATCTGTTCAGCCTGACGGAATTTATGACATTTGAAGAGGCCTATGAAGCACTTGATCGTTACATGGATTTCTACAACAACCGCAGAATGCATGGTAGCCTAAAGAGCATGTCACCATCGGAATACTCAAAGTGGGTCATGACGCTGGAGGACCGATCAAAATATCATCGGGCCGTGTAA
- a CDS encoding TetR/AcrR family transcriptional regulator, producing MPRTQKENERIRQMAKEKIRIAAMELFMKRGYHATSIEDVAKHANISKGLLYNYYKGKEELLSTMIQARIDELIQVMEAASSQESPAEQLKHIVEGAINNVRQKPEVFQFYLHLQTQPESDEVLSKYSKLLIEESARQFHLQCEMFENLGVKEPRKRSLYFSSVLQGLMFMISAYPEQFPVEEMKAQIIHEFCHSSNT from the coding sequence ATGCCGCGTACACAAAAAGAAAATGAACGAATACGTCAGATGGCCAAAGAGAAAATTCGAATAGCCGCCATGGAATTGTTCATGAAGCGAGGGTATCACGCGACTTCGATCGAAGACGTAGCGAAGCATGCGAACATATCCAAAGGTCTGCTGTACAATTACTATAAAGGGAAAGAAGAGCTCTTGTCGACCATGATCCAGGCTAGAATCGATGAATTGATTCAGGTCATGGAAGCGGCGTCCTCGCAGGAGTCGCCTGCCGAGCAACTGAAGCATATTGTTGAGGGCGCTATCAACAATGTCCGACAAAAACCGGAAGTATTTCAATTCTATCTTCATTTGCAGACGCAGCCGGAATCAGACGAAGTACTGTCGAAATACAGTAAACTGCTGATCGAAGAAAGCGCCCGACAGTTTCATTTGCAATGTGAGATGTTCGAAAACCTCGGAGTAAAGGAGCCCAGAAAACGGTCATTATACTTTTCATCTGTGCTTCAGGGCCTTATGTTCATGATATCTGCCTATCCGGAGCAGTTTCCGGTTGAAGAAATGAAGGCACAGATTATTCATGAATTTTGCCATTCATCCAACACATAA